The following proteins are encoded in a genomic region of Dasypus novemcinctus isolate mDasNov1 chromosome 21, mDasNov1.1.hap2, whole genome shotgun sequence:
- the LOC131275134 gene encoding keratin-associated protein 9-1-like, giving the protein MTSCCSPCCQPTCSGSSSCGSSCCQPCCRPLCCQTTCCRTTYCQPTFVTSCCQPPCCTTPCCQSTCCGSSSYGQTCGGSSSCQPCCRPSCCYTTCCQPACSGPVYCRRTCYHPTCCCLPGCQPQSCRSTCCQPCCRPSCCQTTCCRTTCCHPSCCSSPCCVSSCCQPLCC; this is encoded by the coding sequence ATGACCTCCTGCTGCTCTCCCTGCTGCCAGCCCACCTGCTCTGGGTCCAGTTCTTGTGGGTCCAGTTGCTGCCAGCCTTGCTGCCGCCCACTCTGTTGTCAGACCACTTGCTGTAGGACCACCTACTGCCAGCCAACCTTTGTGACCAGCTGCTGCCAGCCTCCCTGCTGCACCACTCCCTGCTGCCAGTCCACCTGCTGTGGGTCCAGTTCCTATGGCCAAACCTGCGGTGGGTCCAGCAGCTGTCAGCCTTGCTGCCGCCCCAGTTGCTGCTACACAACCTGCTGCCAGCCAGCTTGCAGTGGCCCCGTGTACTGCAGGAGAACCTGCTACCACCCAACATGCTGCTGCCTGCCTGGCTGCCAACCCCAGAGCTGCAGATCTACCTGTTGCCAGCCCTGCTGCCGCCCATCCTGCTGTCAGACCACCTGCTGTAGAACCACCTGCTGCCACcccagctgctgcagcagccctTGCTGTGTGTCCAGTTGCTGTCAGCCTTTGTGCTGCTGA
- the LOC131274869 gene encoding keratin-associated protein 9-3-like, with translation MTSCCSPCCQPTCCQSTCCGSSSCGSSCCQPCCRPLCCQTTCCRTTCHQPTFVTSCCSPSFCSTPCCQSTCCGSSSYGQTCGGSSSCQPCCRPSCCYTTCCQPACSGPVYCRRTCYHPTCCCLPGCQPQSCRSTCCQPCCRPSCCQTTCCRTTCCHPSCCSSPWYVSSCCQPSCC, from the coding sequence ATGACCTCCTGCTGCTCTCCCTGCTGCCAGCCCACCTGCTGCCAGTCCACCTGCTGTGGGTCCAGTTCTTGTGGGTCCAGCTGCTGCCAGCCTTGCTGCCGCCCACTCTGCTGTCAGACCACCTGCTGTAGGACCACTTGCCACCAGCCAACCTTTGTGACCAGCTGCTGCAGCCCTTCCTTTTGTAGCACTCCCTGCTGCCAGTCCACCTGCTGTGGGTCCAGTTCCTATGGCCAAACCTGCGGTGGGTCCAGCAGCTGTCAGCCTTGCTGCCGCCCCAGTTGCTGCTACACAACCTGCTGCCAGCCAGCTTGCAGTGGCCCCGTGTACTGCAGGAGAACCTGCTACCACCCAACATGCTGCTGCCTGCCTGGCTGCCAACCCCAGAGCTGCAGATCTACCTGTTGCCAGCCCTGCTGCCGCCCATCCTGCTGTCAGACCACCTGCTGTAGAACCACCTGCTGCCACcccagctgctgcagcagccctTGGTATGTGTCCAGTTGCTGTCAGCCTTCCTGTTGCTGA